The following coding sequences lie in one Lolium perenne isolate Kyuss_39 chromosome 2, Kyuss_2.0, whole genome shotgun sequence genomic window:
- the LOC127331848 gene encoding large ribosomal RNA subunit accumulation protein YCED homolog 1, chloroplastic, translated as MMACYPVGAAAHCHCPLPLPHRTPATTALLQRRLLHPWFQPRRPPSSAGLPWGRRRAVDPDDDFLTLDLDEFEGLDGEEDDEDGSSPWEGALVYRRDAAAHHVEYATTLERLGLADLSTSHSRARAAAMGILPSTKTKPRDGAETTPVLVSVDVTRRRGRLRLDGIVRTVITLGCYRCADPAPQGIFANFSLLLTEDLVEEPDVVDLGTVYEEDATKFPSVTGSQDEDDEDIDWDDRVHFPAGEKEVDISKHIRDIIHLEITLDAFCSTSCKGLCLTCGMNLNTGSCSCGEEEELQDKDAKRVGTFKNLLKPLQNRR; from the exons atgatgGCGTGTTATCCGGTCGGCGCCGCGGCGCACTGCCACTGCCCGCTCCCCCTCCCCCACCGCACGCCGGCGACGACCGCCCTCCtccagcgccgcctcctccatccgTGGTTCCAACCCCGTCGGCCCCCCTCCTCAGCTGGGCTGCCATGGgggcgccgccgcgccgtcgACCCCGACGACGACTTCCTCACGCTCGACCTCGACGAGTTCGAGGGCCTTGacggggaggaggacgacgaggacgggTCGTCGCCGTGGGAGGGCGCGCTGGTGTACCGGCGCGACGCGGCGGCGCACCATGTGGAGTACGCCACCACGCTCGAGCGCCTGGGCCTCGCCGACCTCTCCACTTCGCActccagggcccgcgccgccgccatggGCATCCTCCCCTCCACCAAGACGAAGCCGAGGGACGGCGCCGAGACCACGCCCGTGCTCGTCTCCGTCGACGTCACCAGGCGCCGCGGCCGCCTGCGACTCGACGGCATCGTGCGCACCGTCATCACCCTCGGCTGCTACCG GTGTGCCGATCCAGCGCCACAAGGTATATTCGCCAACTTCTCCCTCTTACTGACAGAAGACCTGGTGGAGGAACCTGACGTGGTCGACCTCGGCACTGTATATGAAGAAGACGCGACCAAGTTCCCTTCAGTGACAGGCAGCCAGGACGAAGACGACGAAGACATCGACTGGGATGACCGCGTGCACTTTCCGGCTGGCGAGAAGGAGGTGGACATCTCGAAGCACATCCGGGACATCATCCACCTGGAGATCACGCTGGACGCCTTCTgcagcacgagctgcaagggcctGTGCCTTACCTGCGGCATGAACCTCAACACGGGCAGCTGCAGCTGCGGCGAGGAGGAAGAGCTGCAGGACAAGGATGCCAAGAGAGTGGGTACTTTCAAAAACCTGTTGAAGCCGTTGCAAAATCGACGATGA